From a region of the Vibrio ostreae genome:
- a CDS encoding YoaH family protein, whose protein sequence is MFDDLPTLSHAEQQAAVEKIQQLMAQGISTAEAIKIVAQQIRKEQQQQADNQE, encoded by the coding sequence ATGTTTGATGATTTACCTACCTTAAGCCACGCCGAGCAACAGGCGGCGGTCGAAAAAATTCAGCAGTTGATGGCGCAGGGCATCAGTACTGCAGAAGCAATTAAAATCGTAGCGCAGCAAATCCGCAAGGAGCAGCAGCAACAAGCAGACAACCAAGAATAG
- a CDS encoding DUF2861 family protein, whose product MRSSALLIGTLLSVPLSAQAVEWFQKSTPLTQAHQNLLNNDLASMFASLVEVWQLDHNKNIRSHLDELLLQSLTVDCGKGLDNKAFPDWISGVTLRRIDIQSPGRDAYQVLIDAKVTKAISDIKLTQWVDKPLSSDSTFTRTDRDSVTSSTQSYLKRYNLNTKLNMGLYRLDITAADKETWSSWIIFGHPQAKQTVRWASKDQWVVEKNALLNRYCPLPKLGVSLFDYEDGKYKEIWKQTYESDYPTKLEQEDLPNDRYVLAVSMTHHRWQGPIVIEQSQVISKTYDVSLDE is encoded by the coding sequence ATGCGATCATCGGCTTTACTGATTGGCACGCTGCTCAGCGTGCCTTTATCTGCCCAGGCAGTGGAGTGGTTTCAAAAAAGCACTCCGCTGACTCAGGCGCATCAAAACCTGCTCAACAACGATCTGGCAAGCATGTTCGCTTCTCTGGTTGAAGTCTGGCAGCTCGATCACAACAAAAACATTCGTTCACACCTCGATGAACTATTGCTGCAATCACTGACTGTCGATTGCGGTAAAGGGTTAGATAACAAAGCATTTCCGGACTGGATTTCGGGAGTAACTCTGCGCAGAATTGATATTCAAAGCCCGGGGCGTGATGCGTACCAGGTTCTGATTGATGCCAAAGTGACCAAAGCGATCAGCGACATCAAGCTGACGCAGTGGGTCGATAAACCACTTTCCAGTGACAGTACCTTTACCCGAACCGATCGTGACAGTGTCACATCAAGCACGCAATCGTATTTGAAACGTTACAATCTCAACACCAAACTCAACATGGGCCTTTACCGTCTGGATATCACCGCTGCGGATAAAGAAACCTGGAGCTCGTGGATTATTTTCGGTCACCCGCAAGCAAAACAGACTGTGCGCTGGGCTTCGAAAGACCAATGGGTAGTCGAGAAAAATGCGCTGCTGAACCGCTATTGCCCGCTACCTAAACTGGGTGTCTCCCTGTTTGATTACGAAGATGGTAAGTACAAAGAGATCTGGAAACAGACCTATGAGTCAGACTATCCGACCAAACTGGAGCAGGAAGACTTGCCCAATGATCGCTATGTGTTAGCGGTTTCGATGACCCATCATCGCTGGCAAGGTCCAATAGTTATTGAGCAATCTCAAGTTATCAGCAAAACATATGACGTTTCGCTAGATGAATAA
- the vxrA gene encoding sensor histidine kinase VxrA, with amino-acid sequence MIYRRFKLIKAILNTIALLGIFFSSATYADSLPERIDLFISLFDYKSAVVSYDIRAIQNDYPTRLLTPDTMLPQTSSYPIRDIQQLYQLARTCSGKLPLNPLVTEPLVFTRALCKGTQLPLRWFGRSALIHPGGGTYASRYAEVHPELMNKLTQYMHIQERPKAAAGTLLGRLQSMSEDTISALIAGAVMFGDDGELWLRKGDEYYVFDDDTWNENADKAGLSFSIASPENTCFVQRGNICWNIEDHSDLLRISMVVLVIANILLVMGWSVYRWNSKRQDMKSRMLILQILTHELRTPIASLSLTVEGFRREFEHLPESVYDEFRRLCEDSRRLRQLAEASKDYLQSDNKPLATDWVPSVEEWLRFKVEEEFAEPVELIINQDIAAKLNVYWLGTCVDNLIRNAVKYGVAPVTLEVITRADAVTIKVKDQGTLTNKDWRHLRKPFVSKSGLGLGLTIVESMVGRMGGTMNLVGPPTTFILEIPCETDIASC; translated from the coding sequence ATGATCTACCGAAGATTCAAATTGATTAAAGCGATACTAAATACCATAGCGTTACTGGGGATTTTTTTCTCCTCAGCGACTTATGCAGATTCGTTACCTGAGCGTATCGATCTGTTTATATCGCTGTTTGACTATAAATCCGCGGTGGTATCTTACGATATACGTGCAATACAGAATGACTATCCAACCCGGTTACTGACACCGGATACGATGCTGCCGCAAACATCATCGTATCCAATCCGGGACATCCAGCAGCTGTATCAGCTAGCTAGAACGTGCTCAGGTAAACTGCCACTCAACCCTTTAGTGACGGAACCTTTGGTCTTTACCCGGGCACTGTGTAAAGGCACCCAATTACCATTGCGCTGGTTCGGGCGCAGTGCATTGATTCATCCTGGTGGCGGTACTTATGCGTCACGGTATGCAGAAGTGCATCCTGAACTGATGAACAAGCTGACTCAATACATGCATATCCAGGAGCGCCCGAAAGCGGCAGCTGGTACGTTACTGGGCCGTTTGCAGAGTATGAGCGAAGACACCATCTCGGCATTGATTGCCGGCGCCGTTATGTTTGGTGATGATGGGGAACTTTGGCTGCGTAAAGGTGACGAATACTATGTCTTTGATGACGATACCTGGAACGAAAACGCCGACAAGGCCGGACTCTCTTTCAGCATAGCGTCACCGGAAAACACCTGTTTTGTGCAGCGTGGTAATATCTGTTGGAATATTGAGGACCATTCTGACCTGTTACGTATAAGTATGGTGGTGTTGGTCATAGCCAACATCCTGCTGGTGATGGGTTGGTCGGTTTACCGATGGAATTCAAAGCGTCAGGATATGAAGAGCCGTATGTTGATTCTGCAAATCCTGACTCACGAACTGCGTACCCCAATCGCCAGTTTGTCCTTGACGGTGGAAGGCTTCCGACGTGAATTCGAACATTTACCGGAGTCTGTATACGATGAGTTTCGTCGCCTGTGTGAAGATTCACGTCGTTTACGCCAACTCGCTGAAGCAAGTAAAGATTATCTGCAATCGGATAATAAACCGCTAGCGACAGACTGGGTTCCATCCGTAGAAGAATGGTTAAGATTTAAGGTTGAGGAAGAGTTCGCCGAACCGGTAGAACTGATCATCAACCAGGACATTGCTGCTAAGCTGAATGTGTACTGGCTTGGTACATGTGTCGACAATTTAATACGCAACGCGGTAAAGTATGGCGTTGCACCGGTGACGCTGGAAGTCATCACCCGAGCGGATGCTGTGACCATTAAGGTTAAGGACCAGGGAACGCTCACCAATAAGGATTGGCGTCATTTACGCAAGCCTTTCGTCAGTAAAAGTGGCTTAGGACTTGGTTTAACTATAGTAGAATCGATGGTCGGAAGAATGGGGGGAACAATGAACCTCGTTGGACCACCGACCACATTTATATTGGAGATACCCTGTGAAACAGACATTGCTTCTTGTTGA
- the vxrB gene encoding response regulator transcription factor VxrB, with translation MKQTLLLVEDDKNLADGLLVSLEQAGYDCLHAETIAAVKQYWDQADLVILDRQLPDGDSVQHLAGWKEIKDIPVILLTALVTVKDKVTGLDAGANDYLTKPFAEAELFARVRAQLRLPDNDEMDDSKVVTDNLIIDKATREVFFNGESVTLTRTEFDLLLFLASNLGRVFTRDELLDHVWGYNHFPTTRTVDTHVLQLRQKLPGLDIETLRGVGYKMKA, from the coding sequence GTGAAACAGACATTGCTTCTTGTTGAAGATGACAAAAACCTCGCTGACGGCCTGTTGGTCAGTCTGGAGCAAGCAGGATATGACTGTTTACATGCAGAAACGATCGCTGCGGTAAAGCAGTATTGGGATCAAGCCGATTTGGTTATTCTCGATCGACAGCTTCCGGATGGTGACTCAGTTCAGCATCTTGCCGGCTGGAAAGAAATTAAAGATATTCCTGTTATTCTTCTGACCGCACTGGTCACAGTGAAAGACAAAGTAACCGGTCTGGATGCAGGTGCGAATGACTACCTGACTAAACCGTTTGCTGAAGCAGAACTGTTTGCCCGCGTTCGTGCGCAGCTTCGCCTGCCGGATAACGATGAGATGGATGACAGCAAAGTTGTGACTGACAATCTGATCATCGATAAAGCAACGCGTGAAGTGTTTTTTAACGGTGAGTCTGTGACTCTGACACGTACTGAGTTTGATCTGCTGCTGTTTTTGGCCAGCAACCTGGGCCGGGTGTTCACTCGTGATGAACTGCTTGACCACGTTTGGGGCTACAACCATTTTCCAACGACTCGTACCGTGGATACACACGTACTGCAGCTGCGTCAGAAACTACCTGGCCTGGATATCGAGACGCTACGCGGCGTCGGATATAAAATGAAAGCATAA
- a CDS encoding conjugal transfer protein TraF, giving the protein MNTKLKFLALAVSLTAPGVFAANYAIEARGDAMGGVGVVAANYLTAPFYNPAIVAIYRRNDDAGMILPSVGINYNDPDNLVDNMDAISDLIDSGDASRAAELQAKMDEVNGDVVNANVGGVVAFGIPNQYLSMNLFGKAYAETFATPHIADNCSTPANTDLCTLENAQNSTVNAVSVAVTEVGISLAKYQTFLGQHMSFGISPKLQRIYTYVYEAGIDNYDISDLRENSRGETTFNIDAGALWFHGPFRIGLAASNLISRDIETRSVVSQVAGNPNLQYSYQIRPQYTVGAGIVADYVTLSVDYDLNEDKRFDDFADNTQMIRVGGEIDLMRQLKLRAGYNKNLAYSGSEGTVTAGIGLSPLNFFQLDIGASYTNENAMGGYVNFLASY; this is encoded by the coding sequence ATGAATACTAAATTAAAGTTTCTCGCGCTGGCTGTCTCTCTGACAGCTCCGGGCGTATTCGCAGCCAACTACGCGATTGAAGCGCGTGGTGATGCGATGGGTGGTGTCGGAGTAGTGGCGGCAAACTACCTGACAGCTCCTTTCTATAATCCGGCGATTGTGGCGATTTATCGTCGCAACGATGATGCCGGTATGATTCTTCCCAGCGTTGGTATCAACTACAACGACCCGGACAATCTGGTCGATAATATGGATGCCATTTCTGATCTGATCGACAGCGGTGATGCTTCCCGCGCTGCCGAGCTGCAGGCTAAAATGGATGAAGTGAACGGCGATGTAGTCAATGCCAACGTTGGCGGTGTCGTCGCCTTTGGTATTCCGAACCAGTACCTGTCTATGAACCTGTTCGGCAAGGCCTATGCTGAAACTTTTGCCACGCCGCACATTGCTGACAATTGCAGCACACCGGCGAACACCGACTTGTGTACCCTTGAGAATGCTCAGAACAGTACCGTTAATGCGGTATCGGTTGCAGTGACGGAAGTCGGTATTTCACTGGCCAAGTATCAAACCTTCCTTGGCCAACACATGTCGTTTGGTATCAGCCCGAAATTACAACGTATCTACACTTATGTGTATGAAGCGGGCATCGACAACTACGATATTTCTGACTTACGTGAAAACAGCCGTGGCGAAACTACGTTTAACATCGATGCTGGTGCTCTGTGGTTTCATGGTCCGTTCCGTATTGGTCTGGCTGCCAGCAATCTGATCAGCCGTGATATCGAAACGCGGAGCGTGGTTTCGCAGGTAGCCGGTAATCCAAACCTGCAGTACTCGTATCAGATTCGTCCGCAATACACCGTAGGGGCGGGCATCGTTGCTGACTACGTTACTCTGAGTGTTGATTACGATCTGAATGAAGACAAACGCTTTGATGACTTTGCCGATAACACCCAGATGATTCGCGTCGGTGGTGAAATCGATTTGATGCGTCAGCTAAAATTGCGCGCCGGTTATAACAAGAACCTGGCATACAGTGGCAGTGAAGGGACGGTGACCGCGGGTATTGGTTTATCGCCACTTAATTTCTTCCAGCTTGATATCGGTGCCAGCTACACCAATGAAAATGCCATGGGTGGATACGTAAACTTCCTTGCGAGTTACTAA
- the pntB gene encoding Re/Si-specific NAD(P)(+) transhydrogenase subunit beta, with product MSAGLVQAAYIVAALFFILSLAGLSKQESAKNGNYYGIAGMTIALLATIFSPGSEGFVWIIIAMLIGGAIGIHFAKKVEMTEMPELVAILHSFVGLAAVLVGYNSYLDAPEAATHAEHVIHLVEVFLGVFIGAVTFTGSIVAFGKLRGLIKSSPLNLPHKHKLNLAAVVISALLMVQFVNADGSMFALIVMTLIAFAFGYHLVASIGGADMPVVVSMLNSYSGWAAAAAGFMLANDLLIVTGALVGSSGAILSYIMCKAMNRSFISVIAGGFGQDVVISSDEEQGEHREINAEDVADMLKNSTSVIITPGYGMAVAQAQYPVHEITEKLRALGVEVRFGIHPVAGRLPGHMNVLLAEAKVPYDIVLEMDEINDDFSDTDTVLVIGANDTVNPAAQEDPNSPIAGMPVLEVWNAKNVIVFKRSMNTGYAGVQNPLFFKDNTHMLFGDAKESVDAISRAL from the coding sequence ATGTCTGCAGGATTAGTACAGGCGGCCTACATTGTTGCTGCTCTGTTTTTCATTTTAAGTCTGGCCGGGCTGTCTAAACAGGAATCGGCCAAAAACGGTAACTATTATGGTATCGCGGGGATGACGATAGCGCTGTTGGCGACTATTTTCAGCCCGGGTTCAGAAGGTTTCGTCTGGATCATCATAGCGATGCTGATTGGTGGGGCGATCGGTATCCACTTTGCGAAAAAAGTGGAAATGACCGAAATGCCGGAGTTGGTTGCGATTCTGCACAGCTTCGTAGGTTTGGCGGCAGTACTGGTTGGCTATAACAGCTACCTGGATGCGCCTGAAGCGGCAACGCACGCCGAGCATGTGATTCACCTGGTTGAAGTGTTCCTTGGTGTATTCATCGGTGCGGTGACGTTTACCGGTTCTATCGTTGCATTTGGTAAACTGCGTGGCCTGATCAAGTCATCTCCGCTCAACCTGCCGCACAAACATAAGCTTAACCTGGCGGCGGTGGTTATCTCCGCGCTGCTGATGGTTCAGTTTGTTAATGCTGATGGCAGTATGTTTGCGCTGATCGTGATGACACTGATCGCGTTTGCATTTGGTTACCATCTGGTGGCGTCGATCGGTGGTGCGGATATGCCGGTTGTGGTTTCTATGCTGAACTCCTACTCCGGTTGGGCGGCAGCCGCGGCAGGTTTCATGCTGGCCAACGACCTGTTGATCGTGACCGGTGCCCTGGTTGGCTCTTCCGGTGCGATTCTGTCTTACATCATGTGTAAAGCAATGAACCGCTCGTTCATCAGCGTCATTGCAGGAGGCTTTGGTCAGGATGTGGTGATCAGCAGTGATGAAGAGCAGGGTGAGCACCGGGAAATCAACGCTGAAGATGTGGCGGATATGTTGAAAAACTCAACCTCAGTCATCATCACACCGGGGTACGGTATGGCGGTGGCTCAGGCTCAGTATCCGGTGCATGAGATTACCGAAAAACTGCGCGCACTGGGTGTTGAAGTTCGCTTTGGTATTCACCCGGTTGCGGGTCGTCTGCCTGGTCATATGAACGTACTGCTGGCAGAAGCCAAAGTACCGTATGACATCGTGTTGGAAATGGATGAAATCAACGATGATTTCAGCGACACCGACACCGTACTGGTTATCGGTGCTAACGATACAGTTAACCCGGCGGCCCAAGAAGATCCGAACAGTCCGATTGCCGGCATGCCGGTACTGGAAGTCTGGAATGCGAAAAACGTCATTGTATTCAAACGCTCAATGAACACAGGTTACGCCGGTGTGCAAAATCCGCTGTTCTTCAAAGACAACACACATATGTTGTTTGGTGACGCAAAAGAGAGCGTTGACGCGATTTCCCGCGCACTGTAA